The following coding sequences are from one Panicum hallii strain FIL2 chromosome 5, PHallii_v3.1, whole genome shotgun sequence window:
- the LOC112895087 gene encoding uncharacterized protein LOC112895087 codes for MQDPNGDDFSAPKLHKKKVVYRPLPSGMLKGEPELLRREVPHSSGMVHKPPKRSLKSERPATPPSDRGTPDSLPDSGPTDEYRALRRKYMMLEEENFALDQELSMEDEEIKALEEEKLALLDELVVLEGLVEPSQLQSHGRP; via the coding sequence ATGCAAGACCCTAATGGCGACGATTTCTCTGCCCCAAAGTTGCACAAGAAGAAGGTTGTATACCGGCCGCTTCCATCAGGCATGCTGAAGGGTGAACCTGAACTGCTGCGGAGAGAGGTTCCGCATTCATCAGGCATGGTCCATAAGCCGCCCAAAAGAAGCTTGAAGAGTGAGCGCCCTGCCACACCTCCATCAGACAGAGGGACTCCTGATTCCCTGCCGGACTCCGGTCCTACTGATGAATACCGTGCGCTGCGGAGGAAATACATGATGCTAGAGGAAGAGAACTTTGCCCTGGACCAAGAACTGAGCATGGAAGATGAGGAAATCAAGGCACTTGAGGAGGAAAAGCTTGCGCTTCTTGATGAGCTCGTTGTCTTGGAAGGCCTTGTTGAGCCGTCGCAGCTGCAGTCTCACGGTAGGCCATGA